From a region of the uncultured Fretibacterium sp. genome:
- a CDS encoding cupin domain-containing protein, giving the protein MDKKDLEQMVRKAVQDILGGVRKDPAPCGAPFEKRRVPAGAVSVKLPTVRPEKFDTGKPGDKVRLIDVLTLEESPRLGCGIMEMEATAFDWTLRYDEVDYIIEGTLEILIDGQTVTGNQGDALYIPADSSITFRAPGFARFLYVTYPANWAAQ; this is encoded by the coding sequence ATGGACAAGAAGGATCTGGAACAGATGGTGCGCAAGGCCGTCCAGGATATCCTGGGCGGTGTGCGGAAGGACCCTGCGCCATGTGGGGCGCCCTTTGAAAAGCGCAGGGTGCCCGCCGGCGCCGTATCGGTGAAGCTTCCCACCGTCAGGCCGGAGAAGTTCGACACGGGCAAGCCGGGCGACAAGGTGCGCCTCATAGACGTCCTGACCCTGGAGGAGAGCCCCAGGCTGGGCTGCGGGATAATGGAGATGGAGGCGACGGCGTTCGACTGGACGCTCCGTTACGACGAGGTGGACTACATCATCGAGGGGACGCTCGAGATCCTCATCGACGGACAGACCGTCACGGGGAACCAGGGCGACGCCCTCTACATCCCGGCCGACTCCTCGATCACGTTCCGTGCCCCGGGCTTCGCACGGTTCCTGTACGTCACCTATCCCGCGAACTGGGCCGCCCAGTAG